The proteins below are encoded in one region of Dioscorea cayenensis subsp. rotundata cultivar TDr96_F1 chromosome 18, TDr96_F1_v2_PseudoChromosome.rev07_lg8_w22 25.fasta, whole genome shotgun sequence:
- the LOC120282298 gene encoding ADP-ribosylation factor-like protein 8c isoform X1: protein MGLWEALLNWLRSLFFKQEMELSLIGLQNAGKTSLVNAIATGGYSEDMIPTVGFNMRKVTKGNVTIKLWDLGGQRRFRTMWERYCRGVSAILYVVDAADRDSVPISKSELHELLIKPSLSGIPLLVLGNKIDKSEALSEQALGDQLGLEQIKDREVCCYMISCKDSINIDVVIDWLIKHSRTAK from the exons ATGGGTCTCTGGGAGGCGCTTCTTAACTGGCTCCGCAG TTTGTTTTTCAAACAGGAAATGGAGCTATCTCTCATTGGCCTTCAGAATGCAGGAAAAACTTCACTCGTCAATGCAATTGCA ACAGGTGGCTACAGTGAGGACATGATTCCAACA GTTGGTTTTAACATGCGAAAAGTTACAAAAGGAAATGTTACCATAAAATTGTGGGACCTTGGAGGGCAGAGGAGATTTCGAACCATGTGGGAGCGTTACTGTCGTGGAGTTTCTGCTATCCT ATATGTGGTGGATGCTGCAGATAGAGACAGTGTTCCAATATCCAAAAGTGAACTTCATGAACTGCTGATAAAGCCATCCTTGAGCGGGATTCCTCTCCTTGTTCTTGGCAATAAAATTGACAAGTCCGAAGCTCTTTCCGAGCAGGCTTTGGGTGATCAACT AGGTTTGGAGCAGATCAAGGACCGCGAAGTTTGCTGCTATATGATCTCCTGtaaagattccatcaacattgATGTTGTCATTGACTGGCTCATCAAGCACTCGAGAACAGCGAAGTAA
- the LOC120282298 gene encoding ADP-ribosylation factor-like protein 8c isoform X2 produces the protein MGLFFKQEMELSLIGLQNAGKTSLVNAIATGGYSEDMIPTVGFNMRKVTKGNVTIKLWDLGGQRRFRTMWERYCRGVSAILYVVDAADRDSVPISKSELHELLIKPSLSGIPLLVLGNKIDKSEALSEQALGDQLGLEQIKDREVCCYMISCKDSINIDVVIDWLIKHSRTAK, from the exons ATGGG TTTGTTTTTCAAACAGGAAATGGAGCTATCTCTCATTGGCCTTCAGAATGCAGGAAAAACTTCACTCGTCAATGCAATTGCA ACAGGTGGCTACAGTGAGGACATGATTCCAACA GTTGGTTTTAACATGCGAAAAGTTACAAAAGGAAATGTTACCATAAAATTGTGGGACCTTGGAGGGCAGAGGAGATTTCGAACCATGTGGGAGCGTTACTGTCGTGGAGTTTCTGCTATCCT ATATGTGGTGGATGCTGCAGATAGAGACAGTGTTCCAATATCCAAAAGTGAACTTCATGAACTGCTGATAAAGCCATCCTTGAGCGGGATTCCTCTCCTTGTTCTTGGCAATAAAATTGACAAGTCCGAAGCTCTTTCCGAGCAGGCTTTGGGTGATCAACT AGGTTTGGAGCAGATCAAGGACCGCGAAGTTTGCTGCTATATGATCTCCTGtaaagattccatcaacattgATGTTGTCATTGACTGGCTCATCAAGCACTCGAGAACAGCGAAGTAA
- the LOC120282298 gene encoding ADP-ribosylation factor-like protein 8c isoform X3, with translation MELSLIGLQNAGKTSLVNAIATGGYSEDMIPTVGFNMRKVTKGNVTIKLWDLGGQRRFRTMWERYCRGVSAILYVVDAADRDSVPISKSELHELLIKPSLSGIPLLVLGNKIDKSEALSEQALGDQLGLEQIKDREVCCYMISCKDSINIDVVIDWLIKHSRTAK, from the exons ATGGAGCTATCTCTCATTGGCCTTCAGAATGCAGGAAAAACTTCACTCGTCAATGCAATTGCA ACAGGTGGCTACAGTGAGGACATGATTCCAACA GTTGGTTTTAACATGCGAAAAGTTACAAAAGGAAATGTTACCATAAAATTGTGGGACCTTGGAGGGCAGAGGAGATTTCGAACCATGTGGGAGCGTTACTGTCGTGGAGTTTCTGCTATCCT ATATGTGGTGGATGCTGCAGATAGAGACAGTGTTCCAATATCCAAAAGTGAACTTCATGAACTGCTGATAAAGCCATCCTTGAGCGGGATTCCTCTCCTTGTTCTTGGCAATAAAATTGACAAGTCCGAAGCTCTTTCCGAGCAGGCTTTGGGTGATCAACT AGGTTTGGAGCAGATCAAGGACCGCGAAGTTTGCTGCTATATGATCTCCTGtaaagattccatcaacattgATGTTGTCATTGACTGGCTCATCAAGCACTCGAGAACAGCGAAGTAA
- the LOC120282728 gene encoding uncharacterized protein LOC120282728, whose protein sequence is MDMFYGVAKYKGDGYVLDFTVLTGWLTLFEEICTYWALEPPIVRVKYIMADEQKTIWSISSEDDFQNMCNVHRIFKKTVVNMIIDTVNETTEAICKYGGILLGATAKDGNEGLFHLAFAIVDNETDDNWTWFISTLGDAIYGEDDYHKIITFISDRSKGLVNAIAKVFPSAPHGYCLRHLQANFLKANGHLGKGSKDECWRLVVKIAYACTSSEYDATVGALSAASTQAHNWLFQKSDMMHWCNYLFRGQRWGEMYSNVAESFNAGIKEARHLHVCNMVDEIRFKMMNLMYKRRENSMKWETHLCPEIHKKIEKTIEESRCLVIGRSDGDIFEVVDKQGNHVDLRYYTVAVYKEAYESPIFPVPDNDKPMDAGRHLCIRPPISKKRPGRPRKRRIESQAFGVRDLHCSRCHEVGHNRATCNEVIAD, encoded by the exons ATGGACATGTTTTACGGTGTTGCGAAGTATAAAGGGGATGGTTATGTGTTAGATTTCACTGTCTTGACTGGATGGCTAACATTATTTGAGGAGATATGCACATATTGGGCTCTCGAACCTCCTATAGTGCGAGTAAAGTATATAATGGCAGACGAGCAGAAGACAATATGGTCCATTAGCTCAGAGGATGACTTtcagaacatgtgtaatgttcATCGTATATTCAAAAAGACCGTGGTGAACATGATCATAGACACTGTGAACGAAACAACGGAGGCCATCT GTAAATATGGTGGCATCCTACTAGGCGCAACTGCAAAGGATGGTAATGAAGGTCTATTTCATCTAGCTTTTGCTATTGTTGATAATGAAACTGACGATAACTGGACATGGTTCATTTCCACTCTAGGTGATGCAATATATGGTGAAGATGACTACCACAAAATCATTACATTCATTTCAGACCGTTCTAAGGGACTTGTTAATGCTATTGCCAAAGTCTTCCCCTCTGCCCCACATGGCTACTGTTTGCGACATCTCCAAGCAAACTTTTTGAAGGCTAATGGTCACCTAGGGAAAGGATCAAAAGATGAGTGTTGGAGGTTGGTTGTTAAGATTGCATATGCATGCACATCTTCAGAGTATGATGCAACTGTGGGTGCGTTGTCAGCGGCATCTACACAGGCCCATAATTGGTTATTTCAAAAGTCGGACATGATGCATTGGTGCAATTACTTGTTTAGAGGACAACGTTGGGGCGAGATGTATTCGAATGTGGCAGAGTCTTTCAATGCAGGGATTAAGGAGGCACGACATCTACATGTCTGTAACATGGTTGACGAGATAAG GTTCAAGATGATGAACCTAATGTACAAGCGGCGCGAGAATAGCATGAAATGGGAAACCCATCTTTGCCCGGAGATTCACAAGAAGATTGAAAAGACTATTGAAGAAAGCAGATGCTTAGTCATAGGCCGATCTGATGGTGATATTTTTGAAGTCGTTGACAAGCAGGGCAACCATGTCGATTTAC GCTACTACACAGTCGCAGTGTACAAAGAAGCATATGAGAGTCCAATATTCCCTGTACCAGATAATGACAAACCGATGGATGCGGGTCGACATCTCTGTATTCGTCCACCTATCTCAAAGAAGAGACCCGGACGACCAAGAAAAAGGAGGATTGAATCACAAGCATTTGGTGTTCGTGACTTGCATTGTAGTCGATGCCACGAAGTTGGGCATAACAGGGCCACATGTAATGAAGTAATCGCAGACTAA
- the LOC120282247 gene encoding TPR repeat-containing thioredoxin TDX isoform X1, producing MDSARVAELQQLIFLCKSNPALLHDSSLAFFKDYLQGLGGHVPEKPGLADHDEDEIIESDLELDGEIIDPDDDPPQKMGDPSVEISEERCDAAQLLKSKAMQAVAENNLEEAIDYLTEAILLYPSSAILYAARARVFVKMRKGSAAIRDADTALKINPNSAAGYKSRGMAWSLMAQWEAAASDLRLASKLDYDEEIYSILKKAESNVRRIEEHRRKYDRLRKEKEARRIQHEKHHQSEKSRQDPQVEDPDSLAVLRDGEVISTHSSDELEKKLKAAQNLSRVVVLYFTATWCGPCRTMGPVYTSLAEKYPKVVFLKADIDELNDIAHRLNVSGVPTFFLVKDGKEVDKVVGVTRIGLETMIKRHTGQL from the exons ATGGATTCCGCTAGGGTTGCGGAACTCCAGCAATTGATCTTCCTCTGCAAGTCCAACCCTGCTCTTCTTCACGACTCTTCTCTTGCCTTCTTCAAGGACTACTTGCAGGG CCTTGGCGGGCATGTTCCGGAGAAGCCAGGATTG GCTGATCATGATGAGGATGAAATCATTGAGTCAGATCTGGAGTTGGATGGTGAGATTATAGACCCTGATGACGATCCACCACAAAAG aTGGGAGATCCATCTGTTGAAATTTCTGAAGAGAGGTGTGATGCTGCTCAATTGCTCAAATCAAAAGCTATGCAAGCAGTAGCTGAAA ATAATTTGGAAGAAGCCATTGACTATCTAACGGAAGCTATCTTGCTATATCCAAGTTCAGCTATATTATATGCTGCCAGAG CTAGAGTTTTTGTGAAAATGAGGAAAGGAAGTGCGGCTATTCGAGATGCAGATACTGCTTTAAAG ATAAATCCCAATTCAGCAGCAGGATACAAGTCTCGAGGCATGGCATGGTCACTGATGGCCCAGTGGGAAGCTGCTGCTAGTGACCTGCGCTTAGCATCAAAATTGGATTATGATGAGGAAAtctattcaattctcaagaag GCTGAGTCTAATGTCCGAAGAATTGAAGAACATCGAAGAAAATATGACCGGcttagaaaagagaaagaggcaAGGAGAATTCAACATGAAAAGCATCATCAGTCTGAAAAATCAAGG CAGGATCCTCAAGTTGAAGACCCCGACTCTCTGGCTGTCTTGAGAGATG GTGAAGTGATTAGCACTCACTCTTCTGATGAACTGGAAAAGAAATTGAAGGCTGCTCAAAATTTGTCTAGAGTTGTGGTTCTATACTTCACTGCAACATGGTGCGGACCCTGCCGGACCATGGGTCCAGTTTACACGAGCCTGGCGGAGAAGTATCCCAAAGTCGTATTCCTGAAAGCTGACATTGATGAACTCAATGACATTGCTCATCGCTTGAACGTGAGCGGTGTACCGACATTTTTCTTAGTGAAGGACGGGAAGGAGGTTGACAAAGTCGTGGGAGTGACTCGAATTGGGCTTGAGACAATGATTAAGCGACATACAGGACAGCTTTGA
- the LOC120282247 gene encoding TPR repeat-containing thioredoxin TDX isoform X2 — protein sequence MDSARVAELQQLIFLCKSNPALLHDSSLAFFKDYLQGLGGHVPEKPGLADHDEDEIIESDLELDGEIIDPDDDPPQKMGDPSVEISEERCDAAQLLKSKAMQAVAENNLEEAIDYLTEAILLYPSSAILYAARARVFVKMRKGSAAIRDADTALKINPNSAAGYKSRGMAWSLMAQWEAAASDLRLASKLDYDEEIYSILKKAESNVRRIEEHRRKYDRLRKEKEARRIQHEKHHQSEKSRDPQVEDPDSLAVLRDGEVISTHSSDELEKKLKAAQNLSRVVVLYFTATWCGPCRTMGPVYTSLAEKYPKVVFLKADIDELNDIAHRLNVSGVPTFFLVKDGKEVDKVVGVTRIGLETMIKRHTGQL from the exons ATGGATTCCGCTAGGGTTGCGGAACTCCAGCAATTGATCTTCCTCTGCAAGTCCAACCCTGCTCTTCTTCACGACTCTTCTCTTGCCTTCTTCAAGGACTACTTGCAGGG CCTTGGCGGGCATGTTCCGGAGAAGCCAGGATTG GCTGATCATGATGAGGATGAAATCATTGAGTCAGATCTGGAGTTGGATGGTGAGATTATAGACCCTGATGACGATCCACCACAAAAG aTGGGAGATCCATCTGTTGAAATTTCTGAAGAGAGGTGTGATGCTGCTCAATTGCTCAAATCAAAAGCTATGCAAGCAGTAGCTGAAA ATAATTTGGAAGAAGCCATTGACTATCTAACGGAAGCTATCTTGCTATATCCAAGTTCAGCTATATTATATGCTGCCAGAG CTAGAGTTTTTGTGAAAATGAGGAAAGGAAGTGCGGCTATTCGAGATGCAGATACTGCTTTAAAG ATAAATCCCAATTCAGCAGCAGGATACAAGTCTCGAGGCATGGCATGGTCACTGATGGCCCAGTGGGAAGCTGCTGCTAGTGACCTGCGCTTAGCATCAAAATTGGATTATGATGAGGAAAtctattcaattctcaagaag GCTGAGTCTAATGTCCGAAGAATTGAAGAACATCGAAGAAAATATGACCGGcttagaaaagagaaagaggcaAGGAGAATTCAACATGAAAAGCATCATCAGTCTGAAAAATCAAGG GATCCTCAAGTTGAAGACCCCGACTCTCTGGCTGTCTTGAGAGATG GTGAAGTGATTAGCACTCACTCTTCTGATGAACTGGAAAAGAAATTGAAGGCTGCTCAAAATTTGTCTAGAGTTGTGGTTCTATACTTCACTGCAACATGGTGCGGACCCTGCCGGACCATGGGTCCAGTTTACACGAGCCTGGCGGAGAAGTATCCCAAAGTCGTATTCCTGAAAGCTGACATTGATGAACTCAATGACATTGCTCATCGCTTGAACGTGAGCGGTGTACCGACATTTTTCTTAGTGAAGGACGGGAAGGAGGTTGACAAAGTCGTGGGAGTGACTCGAATTGGGCTTGAGACAATGATTAAGCGACATACAGGACAGCTTTGA